Proteins from a single region of Stutzerimonas stutzeri:
- a CDS encoding IS5-like element ISPst7 family transposase: MKQMTFADAEYAGKRKQTRKELFLIEMDRVVPWKGLIALIEPHYPKGEGGRPAYPLMAMLRVHLMQNWFGYSDPAMEEALYETTILRQFAGLSLERIPDETTILNFRRLLEKHELAAGILAVINGYLGDRGLSLRQGTIVDATLINAPSSTKNKDGKRDPEMHQTKKGNQYYFGMKAHIGVDDESGLVHSVVGTAANVADVTQVDKLLHGEENVVCADAGYTGVEKRAEHDGREVIWQVAARRSTYKKLGKSSALYKARRKIEKSKAQVRAKVEHPFRVIKRQFGYVKTRFRGLAKNTAQLVTLFALSNLWMARRHLLTNAGEVRL, translated from the coding sequence ATGAAGCAGATGACCTTCGCCGATGCCGAGTACGCCGGCAAGCGCAAGCAGACCCGCAAAGAGCTGTTCCTGATCGAGATGGATCGGGTGGTGCCGTGGAAGGGGTTGATTGCCCTGATCGAGCCGCATTACCCCAAGGGTGAAGGTGGCCGTCCGGCGTACCCGTTGATGGCAATGCTGCGGGTTCATCTAATGCAAAACTGGTTCGGTTATAGCGATCCAGCGATGGAGGAGGCACTGTACGAGACCACCATCCTGCGGCAGTTCGCGGGGCTGAGCCTGGAGCGTATCCCCGACGAAACCACCATCCTCAACTTCCGTCGCCTGCTGGAGAAACACGAACTGGCTGCTGGCATCCTGGCCGTGATCAATGGCTACCTGGGTGACCGTGGCCTGTCGCTGCGCCAAGGCACCATCGTCGATGCCACGCTGATCAATGCGCCGAGTTCGACCAAGAACAAAGACGGCAAGCGCGACCCAGAGATGCACCAGACCAAGAAGGGCAACCAGTATTACTTTGGCATGAAGGCCCACATCGGCGTCGATGACGAATCGGGCCTGGTGCATAGCGTGGTAGGTACGGCGGCTAACGTGGCGGACGTCACCCAGGTCGACAAGTTGCTGCATGGCGAGGAAAACGTGGTCTGCGCCGATGCGGGTTATACCGGCGTCGAGAAGCGTGCCGAGCATGATGGCCGCGAAGTGATTTGGCAGGTGGCAGCACGGCGCAGCACTTACAAAAAGCTGGGCAAGAGCAGCGCGCTGTACAAAGCCAGACGCAAGATCGAGAAATCCAAGGCTCAGGTACGGGCCAAGGTTGAGCACCCGTTTCGGGTGATCAAGCGGCAGTTCGGTTATGTGAAGACGCGCTTCCGTGGCTTGGCCAAGAATACTGCGCAACTGGTGACGCTGTTCGCGTTGTCGAACCTGTGGATGGCACGCCGACATTTGCTGACCAATGCAGGAGAGGTGCGCCTGTAA
- a CDS encoding DUF6957 family protein, with the protein MTDLLYGPGQHMAGSDMSNEDAMTYALNSFPFGNYCIVRDWIWIDLDVTDEQRSELAKTRRHPVILFAHGVVIDSERRWDIGDFVRTSPLHIFEEGFHFKTRHTVYLLLGAGTRKQASAETVARIF; encoded by the coding sequence ATGACTGACCTGCTCTACGGACCAGGCCAGCACATGGCCGGAAGCGACATGTCGAATGAAGATGCCATGACTTATGCACTGAACAGCTTTCCGTTTGGCAATTACTGCATCGTGCGCGACTGGATCTGGATCGATCTTGATGTCACTGACGAGCAACGCTCCGAACTGGCAAAAACAAGGCGCCACCCGGTGATCCTATTCGCTCACGGCGTCGTCATCGACAGCGAACGTAGATGGGATATCGGCGACTTCGTCCGCACATCACCACTCCACATATTCGAAGAAGGCTTCCATTTTAAAACGCGCCACACCGTGTACCTGCTGCTTGGTGCAGGTACACGGAAGCAAGCCAGCGCGGAAACAGTTGCTCGTATTTTTTGA
- a CDS encoding site-specific integrase — MHETTLKKYQNRARNFYRKYCGSNTPNSAQICTALLARAHELQPNSFSTLKSALLNDQLAQGNLKAAQAVRALINPVTAPGSEFPRKPKQREVRTISDDDFWQLVVHLRAHDFYDEALCVVLAYYTGVRPCEMRTITVTGDHVDIIGGKKAEKLERGADRTLVIEHPEMLKAITEAAQWMSNCPRTNSAIRDRLRKECRTLWPRRKQHPTLKSFRHQLGSNLKASGEGDESLAYIMGHQSTDSINVYGDRRSGAGRTVYVRAAAGADLSKVRKPKKPALFGRGQVVGRIEIPISLSSRPTAARATTSSTDVSG; from the coding sequence ATGCACGAGACCACACTCAAGAAGTACCAAAACAGAGCACGCAATTTTTACCGTAAGTACTGCGGATCAAATACACCGAATTCAGCGCAGATCTGTACTGCTTTACTTGCGCGTGCTCACGAGCTCCAGCCGAACTCTTTCAGCACGCTCAAGAGCGCACTACTGAATGACCAGCTCGCCCAAGGCAATCTTAAAGCGGCTCAAGCCGTTCGGGCGCTGATAAATCCGGTCACGGCACCAGGTTCAGAGTTCCCGCGCAAACCCAAACAGAGGGAAGTCCGCACCATCTCCGATGATGACTTCTGGCAGCTCGTTGTGCACTTACGCGCTCATGACTTTTACGACGAAGCACTATGCGTTGTCCTGGCTTATTACACAGGCGTACGTCCGTGTGAGATGCGCACAATCACTGTAACGGGCGATCACGTCGACATCATCGGCGGCAAAAAGGCCGAAAAATTAGAGCGTGGCGCAGACCGCACCCTCGTGATTGAACATCCCGAGATGCTCAAAGCAATAACTGAGGCCGCGCAATGGATGAGCAACTGCCCGAGAACAAACTCGGCGATCCGAGACCGCTTACGTAAGGAATGCAGAACGCTGTGGCCGAGGCGCAAACAGCACCCAACACTGAAGAGTTTCAGACATCAACTGGGATCAAATCTGAAAGCCTCAGGTGAAGGCGACGAGAGCCTGGCATACATCATGGGTCACCAGTCGACAGATTCGATTAACGTTTACGGTGACAGGCGCTCGGGAGCTGGTCGAACGGTGTATGTAAGAGCTGCGGCGGGCGCCGATTTGTCCAAGGTGCGCAAACCCAAGAAGCCTGCACTGTTTGGTAGAGGACAGGTGGTTGGACGAATCGAGATTCCGATTAGTCTATCCAGCAGGCCGACAGCGGCACGCGCCACTACATCCAGCACTGATGTTTCAGGCTAA
- a CDS encoding very short patch repair endonuclease, with protein sequence MDVVDRATRSRMMAGIKGKGTRPEMTVRRFLHAHGYRFRLHRKDLPGKPDIVLSRLRVCIFVHGCFWHRHAGCKYAVLPKTRVDFWAAKLQSNVERDMKVLQRLEDDGWRVIAVWECELRLPEVALRTLLERLRALE encoded by the coding sequence GTGGATGTCGTTGACCGCGCCACAAGATCCCGGATGATGGCTGGCATCAAAGGGAAAGGCACCAGGCCGGAAATGACGGTCAGGCGCTTTCTGCACGCTCATGGCTATCGGTTCCGACTTCATCGCAAAGACCTGCCGGGAAAACCGGATATTGTACTGTCTAGACTCAGGGTCTGTATTTTTGTACATGGGTGTTTTTGGCATCGCCATGCTGGATGTAAATATGCTGTTTTGCCCAAGACACGGGTCGATTTCTGGGCGGCCAAGCTTCAATCCAATGTTGAACGGGACATGAAGGTATTGCAGAGATTGGAGGATGACGGATGGCGGGTTATCGCCGTGTGGGAGTGCGAACTCAGACTCCCCGAGGTTGCCCTGCGTACTTTGCTTGAGCGCCTGAGGGCACTTGAGTGA
- a CDS encoding DNA cytosine methyltransferase — MSRSYPIQIVDLFAGPGGLGEGFSSHSSNNVETFEIKVSAEMEISARSTLRLRAFYRLLKNQRPEALEDYYNFCETADVMEPYTSRSLEAWKHADNEAQLLELGTEEGNTRLDRILESRLDETKPWVLIGGPPCQAYSIVGRARNRGKLDYRAEDDHRHFLYREYLRIIQKKRPAVFVMENVKGILSSKVAGEQMFPQILRDLADPDAALGESVSGPKYRICSLVADDIYESGAEPDSIDPTNYIIRAEDYSVPQARHRVILLGVSEEYLGALGDHKLSPAPGPSIDQVIGSLPPLRSTLTKVKDSPDLWSETVQEHLRELSRECFKQIADTPKRTPLAIKLGALASSYDGRDLSSGGLRVLKKSAWNGVTGTHLDGWLQDPRLKYWLNHEARGHMSSDLRRYVYATAFAETFKDSPKGHHDFNLPGLEPDHKNWKTGKFSDRFRVQRSGIPSTTITSHIAKDGHYFIHYDPRQCRSLTVREAARLQTFPDNYFFLGNRTQQFHQVGNAVPPLLARQIADVVARIIRNGKDTR, encoded by the coding sequence ATGAGTCGTAGTTACCCCATTCAAATTGTGGATCTCTTTGCTGGCCCCGGGGGCCTCGGTGAGGGCTTTTCCTCTCACTCCAGCAACAATGTTGAGACCTTCGAAATCAAGGTTTCAGCCGAGATGGAGATATCCGCACGCTCCACACTGCGACTTCGAGCCTTTTACCGGTTGCTGAAAAACCAACGACCCGAGGCCCTAGAGGACTATTACAACTTTTGCGAAACAGCAGATGTAATGGAACCCTACACAAGCAGAAGTCTTGAGGCTTGGAAGCATGCTGACAACGAGGCGCAGCTGCTGGAGCTGGGTACAGAGGAAGGCAACACCCGGCTTGATAGAATTCTGGAAAGTCGCCTCGACGAAACCAAGCCATGGGTTCTGATCGGCGGCCCGCCATGTCAGGCCTACTCAATCGTCGGTAGGGCCAGAAATCGCGGAAAACTGGACTATCGAGCAGAGGACGATCATCGGCACTTTCTCTATCGCGAGTACCTGAGGATCATTCAAAAGAAAAGACCAGCAGTCTTCGTGATGGAGAACGTAAAAGGGATTCTTTCATCGAAAGTAGCTGGCGAGCAGATGTTCCCTCAGATACTACGGGATCTCGCCGATCCGGACGCTGCACTGGGAGAAAGCGTCAGCGGGCCTAAATACAGAATCTGTTCGCTGGTAGCTGATGACATCTACGAAAGCGGAGCTGAACCGGACAGCATCGATCCAACCAACTACATCATTAGAGCAGAGGACTACAGCGTTCCTCAGGCCAGGCATCGAGTGATACTCCTTGGCGTTTCTGAAGAGTACCTAGGTGCCCTTGGTGATCATAAGTTATCACCTGCGCCAGGGCCTTCAATAGACCAGGTAATTGGCAGCCTTCCGCCCTTGCGGAGCACTCTTACCAAAGTGAAGGACTCTCCAGACCTGTGGTCAGAGACTGTGCAAGAGCACCTCAGAGAGCTCAGTAGAGAGTGCTTTAAACAGATAGCTGACACGCCTAAAAGAACGCCTCTCGCAATAAAACTCGGCGCTCTCGCCAGCAGCTACGACGGTAGGGACCTGAGTTCGGGAGGATTACGCGTTCTCAAAAAGAGTGCATGGAATGGCGTGACAGGCACCCACCTCGATGGCTGGCTGCAGGATCCTCGACTCAAGTATTGGCTCAATCATGAAGCACGAGGACACATGAGCTCCGATCTGCGTAGATACGTTTACGCTACGGCATTTGCCGAGACATTTAAGGACTCGCCCAAAGGCCACCATGACTTCAACCTGCCAGGACTCGAACCAGACCATAAAAACTGGAAGACCGGAAAGTTCAGCGACCGCTTTCGTGTACAGAGGTCGGGCATTCCCTCCACGACGATAACCAGCCATATCGCCAAGGACGGTCATTACTTTATTCATTATGATCCCAGACAATGCCGAAGCCTGACTGTCCGCGAGGCCGCCCGACTGCAAACCTTCCCCGACAACTATTTCTTTCTCGGAAACAGAACGCAGCAGTTCCATCAAGTCGGTAACGCAGTGCCACCACTTCTGGCTCGACAGATTGCAGATGTTGTAGCTCGCATTATCAGAAACGGAAAAGACACGAGATAG